A window of the Arenibacter algicola genome harbors these coding sequences:
- a CDS encoding glycosyltransferase family 4 protein — MQKVLIITYYWPPAGGPGVQRWLKFVKYLRDFEIEPTVYIPENPNYPIIDASLTGEIPAGIKVYKKPIYEPYGFARIFSKKKTKKISAGIINSKNQSVVEKMLLWIRGNLFIPDARKFWIKPSVDFLHDVIKLENIGTVITTGPPHSLHLIGLELKKRTKIRWITDFRDPWTSIGYHKKLKLTNASQAKHKKLEHLVLNEADKIIVTSNTTRLEFSHITQKPITVITNGYDTSLGISVALDVDFTISHIGSLLTGRNPLNLWKALSELIQEYPDFKKCFKLQLAGVISSDVLESIYFYGLQSYTKLLGYISHDEALQYQKKSQVLLLIEIDSEETQGIIPGKVFEYMASKRPILGIGPTNWEVGELIAKSNTGKTYTYPQLDELKSTLLQWFQEYKKEQLTLPLAEVDQYHRRELTAKLSKYLAWE; from the coding sequence ATGCAGAAGGTACTCATCATCACTTATTATTGGCCTCCGGCAGGTGGACCTGGAGTACAGCGATGGTTGAAATTTGTGAAATACCTCAGGGATTTTGAAATAGAACCCACTGTATATATTCCGGAAAACCCCAATTATCCTATAATTGACGCATCTTTAACGGGTGAAATACCGGCAGGAATAAAAGTATATAAAAAGCCCATATATGAACCCTATGGCTTTGCCCGAATATTTTCCAAAAAAAAGACCAAAAAGATAAGCGCTGGAATAATCAATTCCAAAAATCAATCTGTTGTAGAAAAAATGTTGTTATGGATACGGGGAAATCTGTTTATTCCCGATGCCAGAAAATTTTGGATAAAACCTTCGGTTGATTTTTTACACGATGTCATTAAATTGGAAAACATAGGAACCGTTATAACTACAGGACCCCCACATAGCTTGCATCTTATTGGCCTTGAACTAAAGAAACGCACTAAAATTAGGTGGATAACGGATTTTCGGGATCCCTGGACCTCGATCGGCTATCATAAAAAATTGAAACTGACCAATGCTTCCCAAGCCAAGCACAAAAAGCTGGAGCACTTGGTACTGAATGAGGCCGACAAAATAATTGTGACCAGCAATACCACAAGACTGGAGTTTTCCCATATAACCCAAAAACCGATTACTGTTATTACCAATGGTTATGATACAAGCCTTGGCATTTCCGTGGCTTTGGATGTTGATTTTACCATTTCCCATATTGGATCCCTGCTTACGGGGAGAAACCCCCTGAATCTTTGGAAAGCGCTATCAGAATTAATTCAGGAATACCCCGATTTCAAAAAATGTTTCAAATTGCAATTGGCAGGCGTTATTAGTTCGGATGTTTTGGAAAGTATTTATTTTTATGGTCTTCAATCCTATACCAAATTATTGGGCTATATTTCGCACGATGAGGCTTTACAATATCAAAAAAAGTCCCAAGTGCTGTTGTTGATAGAGATAGATTCTGAAGAGACCCAGGGTATTATTCCGGGAAAAGTATTTGAGTATATGGCGTCCAAAAGACCTATCTTGGGTATAGGCCCAACCAATTGGGAAGTCGGGGAACTTATTGCCAAATCCAATACAGGTAAGACCTATACGTATCCACAGTTGGATGAATTGAAAAGTACGCTGCTGCAATGGTTTCA
- a CDS encoding YfhO family protein, whose amino-acid sequence MRNGLSAFFIHFFVTVFFVIVALAYFHPVLQGKVIEQSDIVQFTGMAKEQNDFRKKTGEEPYWTNGAFGGMPTYQLGAYYPHDYVKKLDRIIRFLPRPADYLFIYLIGFYILLSCLKVDYKLAVLGALAFGFSTYMIIILGVGHNAKAHAIGYMPMLLGGIILVFRKKYLWGFLLTAIAMALEVGANHYQMTYYFMLLILILGVVYLVDAIKKKKLKHFGISVGILILAVFLGIAANATSLMATKEYADWSTRGKSDLTITANGEPKESGTGLDREYITQYSYGIVESLNLFVPRLFGGSGGEDLGADSKTYTFLTENGISRTKALDFTSSLPLYWGDQPIVAAPAYIGAVVFFLFVLGLFLVKGKAKWWLLGGTIMALLLSWGKNFGLLTDVMIDYFPLYNKFRAVSSIQVILELCVPVLAILALVQLFDPKEDTSKKLKDLKLTLFITLGIGVLLFLVKGMFSFTGQSDETYRQYYGDDIVSLIVADRKAVYNTDILRSLIFVALAALVIWFYLKNKFKQNLVIVLLGVLVMFDLIGVAKRYVNEDDFVAQRRMLEPFQETDMDRQIAQDTTVFRVYDPSEIGGGGRTAYFHQSIWGYHAAKPAGIQELFDFHISKNNVRVLSMLNVKYVVQQDEEGRTYPALNPDANGNAWFIDELVPVFNANDEIMALNTLDLKHKAVFNKSKFENIKDLNFRTDSTASIKLVEYKPNHLTYSSNNTNPGIAVFSEMYYPHGWNAYIDGNLKEHFEVNYVLRALEVPAGNHKIEFKFEPSLIKVGGNITMASSIILVLVFFFGIGHAFWASRKKPTA is encoded by the coding sequence ATGAGAAACGGTCTAAGTGCCTTTTTTATCCATTTTTTTGTAACCGTATTTTTTGTAATTGTAGCATTGGCCTATTTCCATCCCGTACTTCAGGGGAAGGTAATTGAGCAATCGGATATTGTTCAATTTACGGGAATGGCCAAGGAACAAAACGATTTTAGGAAGAAAACAGGGGAGGAGCCGTACTGGACCAATGGCGCCTTCGGCGGAATGCCCACTTATCAATTGGGAGCTTATTATCCTCATGATTATGTGAAAAAGTTGGATCGGATTATCCGGTTTTTACCTAGGCCAGCAGATTATCTTTTTATATATCTTATCGGGTTTTATATCTTGTTATCCTGTCTCAAGGTAGATTACAAGTTGGCGGTATTGGGTGCACTGGCCTTTGGTTTTTCTACCTATATGATCATTATTTTGGGGGTAGGTCACAATGCAAAGGCACATGCCATTGGTTATATGCCAATGCTCTTGGGGGGGATTATTTTGGTTTTTAGGAAGAAATACCTTTGGGGGTTCCTACTAACGGCTATTGCCATGGCCTTGGAAGTGGGGGCCAACCATTACCAAATGACCTACTATTTTATGTTACTCATACTTATTCTTGGGGTTGTATATCTAGTGGATGCCATAAAGAAAAAGAAATTGAAGCATTTTGGTATATCGGTCGGAATCCTAATTTTGGCGGTGTTTCTGGGAATAGCAGCAAATGCCACTAGTCTAATGGCTACCAAGGAATATGCGGATTGGAGTACAAGAGGAAAATCGGACCTTACCATTACGGCCAACGGAGAGCCTAAAGAAAGTGGTACCGGTCTGGATCGGGAATATATTACCCAATATAGTTACGGGATTGTAGAATCCTTGAATTTATTTGTTCCAAGACTTTTCGGCGGTTCCGGTGGCGAGGATCTTGGGGCCGATTCCAAGACCTATACCTTTTTGACCGAGAATGGTATATCCAGGACCAAAGCATTGGATTTCACCAGTTCCTTGCCACTTTACTGGGGAGACCAGCCTATTGTTGCCGCCCCTGCCTATATTGGGGCCGTGGTGTTTTTTCTCTTTGTCCTAGGGCTATTTTTGGTAAAGGGAAAAGCAAAATGGTGGCTTTTGGGAGGTACTATAATGGCCCTCCTTCTTTCATGGGGCAAAAATTTTGGCCTCCTTACGGATGTAATGATCGATTATTTTCCGTTGTACAATAAATTTAGGGCGGTGTCATCCATTCAGGTAATTCTGGAACTCTGTGTTCCTGTTTTGGCCATCCTCGCTTTGGTACAACTTTTTGACCCCAAAGAGGATACTTCCAAGAAACTAAAGGATTTAAAATTAACCCTATTCATTACTTTGGGAATCGGAGTGCTTCTTTTTCTGGTGAAGGGAATGTTCAGCTTTACTGGACAGAGCGATGAAACCTATCGCCAGTATTATGGTGATGATATTGTTTCCTTGATTGTTGCGGATCGTAAGGCCGTTTACAATACAGATATTTTAAGGTCACTGATCTTTGTAGCCTTGGCAGCCTTGGTTATTTGGTTTTATTTGAAAAATAAATTCAAGCAAAATTTGGTGATTGTTCTATTGGGGGTACTGGTAATGTTCGATTTGATAGGGGTTGCAAAGCGCTATGTAAATGAAGACGATTTTGTGGCCCAAAGAAGAATGCTGGAACCTTTTCAGGAAACTGATATGGACCGACAGATAGCTCAGGACACTACTGTTTTTAGGGTATACGATCCATCGGAAATTGGCGGGGGAGGCCGTACGGCTTATTTCCATCAATCTATTTGGGGGTATCATGCTGCTAAACCAGCGGGGATCCAGGAATTGTTCGATTTTCATATTTCCAAGAATAACGTTAGGGTTTTGAGTATGTTGAACGTTAAATATGTGGTGCAGCAGGATGAAGAGGGTAGGACCTATCCCGCATTAAATCCTGATGCTAATGGCAATGCATGGTTTATTGACGAGTTGGTGCCTGTGTTTAATGCCAATGACGAAATAATGGCATTGAATACCTTGGATTTAAAGCATAAGGCGGTTTTTAATAAATCGAAGTTTGAAAATATAAAAGATCTTAATTTTAGGACAGATTCTACAGCTTCCATAAAGTTGGTTGAATACAAACCTAACCATTTAACCTACAGTTCCAATAATACCAATCCTGGAATTGCCGTATTTTCCGAAATGTACTATCCACATGGTTGGAACGCCTATATTGATGGTAATCTAAAGGAACATTTTGAAGTGAATTATGTGTTGAGGGCCTTGGAGGTACCTGCAGGAAATCATAAAATTGAGTTTAAGTTTGAGCCAAGCCTTATTAAGGTTGGAGGCAACATAACTATGGCAAGCTCCATAATCTTGGTCTTGGTGTTCTTTTTTGGAATTGGCCATGCTTTTTGGGCCTCTAGGAAAAAACCAACGGCTTAA
- a CDS encoding DUF4834 family protein has translation MGFLKTILIVLLVYYLLKILAKWFAPKLFRYAAKKTEEHFKEQFEGFAGQQPQEEEQIGDVIIDKKTTKKKNSSKNVGEYIDFEEIE, from the coding sequence ATGGGTTTTTTAAAAACGATACTAATTGTACTCTTAGTATACTATTTGCTTAAAATTCTGGCGAAATGGTTTGCTCCTAAACTGTTTAGGTATGCCGCAAAAAAGACCGAGGAACATTTTAAGGAACAGTTTGAAGGTTTTGCAGGTCAGCAACCACAGGAGGAAGAGCAAATTGGCGACGTTATAATTGATAAAAAAACGACCAAGAAAAAGAACAGCTCAAAAAATGTTGGAGAATACATAGATTTTGAGGAAATTGAATAA